TCAGCACGCTGTACCTTGGGTGCGCCAGCTTGGCGAGCTTGCCAGAGGTCGTATGCTGCCTGCTGGCCGAGCCACAGATCAGCACGTCCGCCGTTTTCAATCCCTAGCCAGCCTTCCAAACGTAAGGCCATTTCCGGAGAAATTGCGGCATGTTCGTTGACAATTCGGGACAAAGCAGCACGTGTGACGCCAAGTTGTTTGGCGGCAGTGGTAACAGATAGGCCGAGGGCTGGTAAAATGTCCTCTCTCAAGGTTTCACCTGGGTGTGGTGGGTTGTGCATTTGGGTCATAGTTGTTACTCCTAGTGGTAGTCCTGATAGTCAATCAGCACGGCATCTACGCCATCAAAATCGAACGTCAATCGCCAATTGCCATTCACCCATATCGACCAGTGTCCTGTGGTCAACTGGTCAACTGGTGTAGCCTCCATCCAGGCACATTCATGTCGTTTGGGTCTTTGGCAAGGTCTAAGCGGATCAACTGTCGCTTCAACTTTTGAGCATGATGAGGTTGTATGCCTGCAAACGGTGGCAGAAGGTGAGATGCCATCAATGACAATTACAACCAAGGCTCTCCGTACCAATAATCTGGGGAACCTTTTTATTTGGAGGGCACCATGACCAGAAAACAGTTTGCTACTCAATGATCACTGACAAGCTTAATTTCAAGATGACAGCCAAGAGCTTGCGCATATTTCTTTAATGTTGAGATTGAGGGCGAGTGCTTTCCGCTGGTTAAAGACGACTCAAGCCTTGTAACTGCAGGCGCTTTTGTACCCATTTTTTCCGCAATATCTGCTTGGCTTAATCCTGCATTCTGTCGTGCCTGAAGTAATTCCCCGAGAAGAGAGAATTCCGTATCAAGAGCTTCATACTCAGATTTTACGGCCTTTTTCATCAGTGCTTTTTTCTTAAGTTCAGAATGTGACATTTTCCATTACCTCACTCATTCTGGTTTTAGCTATTTTTAGCTCGGATCTTGGGATCTTTTGAGATTTTTTCACAAAAGAATGCAGCATGACAATTTTCTTCCCAATTTTCGTACAGAAGAAAACCCTGGCGATACCTTCTTTGCTTTTTACTCGCAACTCAAAAAGAGGCTCTTTCCAATGCCTTCGTGTGTGGCATTCCAAGATTTGCACCAAATTCACACATAAGGTCGGTTAGCCTTAAATATCTTGCCAACAGGCCATCTGGAAGGTTGAGAATTTCATTCTCCAGCGTTGAATTGTAGTATTTTATTTCCCATTCCATAAACGAATATAACAAATATGTTACTAGAAAACAAGGCGAGTGTTTGTGTTTTTATGTTCTCGTTTTCCGGTTTTTGGCATATGGGGATTCTATTTGAATTAAGGCCTACCCGTCACTCCCTGCGGAAGATCCAATGGGGACCAGGTCTACACATTTGACTAAAATGCTACGTTGTATTAATGATCAGGATATGGTTCGCCCTTTAAGAATAGAATTCCCCGGTGCTTTTTATCATGTCAACGCTCAGGGGAACAAAAAGAGGAATATTTTTAAAAGCAATCGTGAAGTTTCAGGGGAGGTCTTGAATTATCCATTTCTTATATTTCAACCAGACCCCCATTTCTTCAAGACCAGACTCCCCATTTCTTTTGACCCTTATGTCTTTTCTATTGCAGCAGAAGGAACCTCCAGGCAGGCAGAATTTCTATTTTTTTATCGCCTTCCTGGACAGTTTCACTTTCATCGTGTGTGATAATTGTGGCCGCCTCTACTTGCTGCTCTTCCATGGCAATCAGAAGTGAAGATATTTCCCGTTGCCTGGTTTTTTCATCTTTCATTGTCCAACATTCTTGGGCAAGATTTTTCTCTTTTGTCCTCTCCTGCCAGATAAAATCTACTTCACGGCCATTTTGGGTCCGATAGTAAAATATTTTGTGTCCTTGCCGCTTGAGATGGAGGAAAACAATATTCTCGAGAAGGCGGCCGCGATCTTCTGTAATCATGGGAAGAACAGCCTGTACCATCCCGTGATCAATGCAATAGACCTTTCGGGGGTTTGTGTTCCTCCTGTTCATTGAAGCGCTGAAAAGTTGGACGGAGAAGAGGAAATAGGCATCCTCGAACCATTCAAGGTATTGGCCGACAAAGGTTTTACTTACTTTGTGGCCGAGCGATTTTAAATAATCGGTAACTTTATTTGTCGAGTAAAGGGAAGAAACCGATGAAACAAGTCGGTAGCCAGCATCGACAACAGCTTTCGGGTGGAGCACGTCAAAACGCTCTACTACATCTCGGTGAAGGATAGTTTTATAATATTCCTGAAGAAGCATTATTCGTATCTGATCTGATGCGAATAATGTCTCGGGGAACCCTCCTTGCTTGAAATAGTCGCCGTAGGTTTTCTCGATGATCAGCTTGTTTTTTGTTGTCATCTTTTTGTAATCAACCTGTCTGGCATCTAAAAATTCTTTGAACGAAAAAGGGAATAATTCCCATGTCAAAGAGCGGCCCCGCATTTGTGTTGATATCTCTTTTGAAAGCATTTTTGCGGAAGATCCGGAAAGATATACCTCGCAATTCTCTGTGCGGAGCAGTCGATCAATAAATGCTTCCCAATTTTTCACTTCCTGAATTTCGTCAAAAAAACAGTAAACTTTCTCAGTACCTTTTTTTTCAGGGTAAAGGGTGTAGTACGCCTCAATAACAGCACCAATATCTCCTTTTTTTAAATCCCATAGCCTATCATCAAAAAAATTGAGATATAGTATGTTCTCCAGGCTTGAACCTTTTTCCAGTAATTTGCTTATTATCTGATAGAGTAAGGTAGATTTTCCGCAACGTCTGACGCCGATACAGACAAAAGCTTTGTTTGGCAAAACCTCATACTGCAAGTGCCTTGGGACACCAGTTTCAAGGTTTTGGGCCTGAAAGTCCAGGATAATCTGTTGTAGAATATCTTTGTTCATTTGGTTCGCCTTCCTGGAATGTGGATATGTATCTTGCCGACATGCATTATAATCGGTAACATACATTACCAGTATGAATTGGTGGTGGTCAAGGATTATCCTTGTCTAGAAAACAACCTGGTAGGAGTTCCGGGCACAACAGGGGAAAGGGGACGGAACTATTTTCTCGTTCTAGCTAGACGGTTGGAAAGACATCCTCAGGCGTCATTTTTTGCAGGTCAATACTCATAGCTATATCCCCATTTGGTTATTCTAAAAAGTAAAATTCCTTTGCCGGATTACTTACTCAACTTTCCGACTTGATGTATTTTTTTGAAATTGCGAGTTTTAATCGCTATAAGTGCCAAACAATATAGTTGTTGGAATTCAGAAGACAGGTGTCAGAAGTCAGAATGGAAAAAATTTTCGAGAGTTTTCTACTGACCACTGACTTCTGACTCCTGAATACAGTATAATGGGCTGGGCTAAACAATTGCGAAATTACCTATCTTCAGCAGGTTATTGCAACCCAGAAAGTTGAGTTACTTAATTAGTCGCCGTCGTATGAGCTTGCAAAGACAAGGGGTCAAGTCCGCTTTTGACTTTTGCTGGTATAAGATCGCAGAAAGGTCCACTATGTCTTTGCGAACGGAGTGAAGCAATCCAGATGTTACTTGGTTTTGGCACCATGTTTCTGGACTGCCGCGTCGCTTCGCTCCTCGCAGTGACGGAGAGAGTGCGTAGGTGAAGACCCTTGCAACGCTGTTCTCTGTGCTCTCTGTGCTCTCTGTGGTAAAAAAACAAGCTTTTTAGAAATGACAACCGAAAATTGACCACCCCAAGCTATGAATGTAAAAGAAACAATCAGGGACAGAATACCACGATTCTCAAGAAGACATACTCGATTGCTTACATAATCCAACTTAGTTTTGTGACAATAGGCATTTTCACTTGTAACGGCGGTGGCATTGTTTGGTTTGGGAGAGTATTCTGCCATGGAGTTCAACAACAGCCTCAATCTTGCCCTCGGCATATCGACGTTCAAGCTCGCGGCAGAGATTAATAAACTCATCGTAATACTCATCACCAAATCCCGGAAACGAAACCATTTGCTCGACTTCTCTCAAGAAACTTTCAACAGTTTCAGCAGGTGGCAACCTCTTTTCACTTACAGCACGACCAATGGTCTTAAAGGTTTGAGACATTTTGTTTTTCAGGAGCTTATAGCTGTTACTTGAGGCATCTTCCAACTCGGTTGCTGCCTCCTCAGCCCCCTTCAATGCCGCCCCATCCTTGATCTTCAATTTAAGTTCAAGCTGGCCGCCAGCTCGTTTTACCAGGCCAACCTTAATCTTGTTGAAGTTGTGAAGATCAACTCCGAAATCCTGTAAGCCCTCGCTACTGCCTCCCTCTATCTCCGTCGCAAGTAACCGGAGAAAAGCAGCAATCTGCGTGCGCTCCAACGTTTTTTGTATCGTAATTTTTTTAGGGTCCATAAAATCTCCTTTTAGTAATAATTACTAAAGGCAATTTTTACATATTTTGCAAGGTTGAATATCGCCTTTACAAAACAAAGTTTACTTATGGTGCGGTTGCCCTGAAAAATATTCTGAGAGGAGCAGGATAGCCTTCAATGGTTAAAGAGGTGTCAGACGGATCAAGAAAGTCACTATAAGACTCGAAGGTCATCCAGTCAGTTTTACGCTGTTCATCGTTTGACATGGGGTGGGAGTCAAAAAACTCAATATTTTCAAAACCAACTCGCTTCAACCAGTTGGCAAGACAGTTTGCCGTTGGCACAAAGTAGGTGCCTGGCACCTTGGCATAGGTTTTTTCAGGGAAAAGGGCCACCGAGGCATCACCAGGTATGGCCTGCGATTCAAGAATCAATGTGGCACCGGGCTTCAGTGAGTTTTTTATGTCTCTCAACATCTCAACCGGAGAGATCCGGTGATAGATAATGCCCATCAAAAAAATGACATCAAAAGTTTCTGGAAACAACCTTATATCTTCAACACCGAATGGCTCTATATGTAAATTTTTCTGTCCGGCTAGCTGGTTGAGGGCCTTGAAGGCAAAATAGTGCTGGACATACGGCTCAAAACCCAGCACACATTTGGGCTGATGGGCCGCCATTCGAAACATATAATAGCCGTTACTACAGCCAATATCAGCGACAACCTTGTTTTTTAGCTCAGGTAAAAAAGGGATAACCCGGTTCCATTTTCGCTGACTTTGCCATTCGGTATCCACCTCAATTCCAAAAACATTAAAAGGCCCTTTTCTCCAGGGCATAAACTCTTTGAGAACTTTAAGTACCTTTAGATGCTGTTGATCGCTAATCTCATCACGACTCCCTATCGTGACCTGGTCTTTATTAAAATCCAGGTTTTGGGCAGTCAGGCCGCATAGTGCCTCATACGGCTCCCGAAACCGCAGAAAACCCTTTTTGTTTTGGGAAAATCTATCTTGATATTGCCTACTTAGCACCGAAACAGCTTTCTTGTCGGCCTTAGGCATGCAGGCGAGATAATCAGGCATAACATGTATCTGAAGGGGCAACTTCCCTTTGATGAAATTAGCAAAAAAGCGGCCGTTTAGTGGCTTAGCCTTTATTTGATCGCAGCAAAAGACGAAAAATTAAACCATTGAAAAAAAGATTCAACCTTTTTAAAACCAGCCTTTTGCAGCAGGCTGATATTTTCGTTTATTGAGAACGGTACCAGCACATTTTCGAGGGCTTCGCGCTTCTTAGTGATCTCAATCTCTGAATAGCCTTGGGCACGCTTAAAGTCGAGATAATGCTGAATAAAACTGCGATTGAGCTCTGGAGTCGGACAAACAGTTTTTTCGCTGACCAGCAGAAGACCACCGGGCCTTAGCGCTTGAAAAAGTTTATTTACGAACTCCTGTCGCACCAACGGGCGGATGAACTGTAACGTATAGTTCATGATTATGGCTGAAGGGTCATCCAGTGAACAATCAAAAATATCTGCTTCAACAAATTCCAGCCGGTCTTGCTTGGCGTACATCTCTGTCTTCAAAACCGCCTTTTGAATCATCGCCGGAGAGTTATCGACTCCAACAAAGGCATACTGTAACGACTCAGTTTTTCGTGCCAGACGCAGCACAGTCGCGCCCGTCGAGCAGCCAAGGTCATAAATCCGACCGCCTGCCGGCACAAACTGCTTGATAAGTTGAGCAGACATATCAATAATGTCAGAGTAAAAAGGTATACTCCGCTCAAGCATATCATCAAATACTTCAGCTACTTTTGCTGTGAACTGAAAGTCCGCTTCGGGAATATCAGGGTCATTGAACAGTTGGTCTTTCATAGCAAAAAAACTCACTCAAGGAAGGTGGATCGTATCCTCTTTCTGCGGATCATCATTTGCCCTGAACAAAAGAACCGTCTTGCCCAGAAGCTGCACCACTGTCGCACCAGTTGCCTCAGATAACTGCTGGGCAGCGTCATCACGATCAAACGGACAGTTATTCTGAATCTTGATCTTTACCAGCTCATGGGCTCGTAGCACCTCTTCAACAGCGATAATCAGAGTTTTGGTCATACCCTCGCGGCCAACCATGGCCACGACCGGAAGATGATGCCCCAGGCCCTTGAGATGCTTAGTTTGCTTACCGGTTAATTGCTGTATTTTTTTTGCCATAAAATCATCTTCCGTATGTTGTTAATTCAGCTTCGCCGAAACGTAATCATACCCTTCGGGCATAGTTCCTGTACGAAATAATTTTCATCGGGGAAAATTGCTATTCCCGGACAGCCGCTTAAAAAAGGTTTGAGATGATTTCGGCCCCACCTACCCAGGTCCCGATCATCGAGCCGAACCCAGGCAGCAAAAAGGCCATAAGCACTTTAAGAAGTTTATTCCTCCACCACCCCCCGACCGTTGACATGTCTTCAAGCACTGTCTCAAACTCCTTCACCACCGGCGGCATGACCATGACCTGGATAAATGCTGTCACGTAACCTGCGCCAATAACCGGAGTCAGACTGGTAATGGGGGCCGCAGCAAAGGCTCCGATAATAGTCAATGGATGAGCCAGGGCGATCAGCGCACCAGCCGCTGAAGGTATGCCGTTGGCCAAAACCCAGTATTGAATATTTTCTCCGGCAACAGCTCCACCTTTGGTGTAGGCAATAACTGCAATTGAAGCGATTATTGCCAGAGGTATCGACCAACCGACCACCCTCCACATCGGTGAGACAGGCGGAATTGTATCAATTTCCGCCATAGTAGCAGCCCTGTCTGCAAGCAGTGCTTTTTTGGTGCCCTCCAGATGACCAGCACCGATAACGGCAACAATGGAGTTACCAGTGGAGGCCTTGATCTTTTCAGAAAGATAGGTATCCCGCTCATCAATAACTACACTCTTAAGCTCAGGCATGCTCTCGCCAAGCTCCTTGAGAAGCTCCGACAGAACATCATTTTTTTTAAGTTCGGTCAGCTTGTCTTCGGTAAGTTCGGTTGTATCAAACAAACTGGCAAAGAGGCTGGCAAGCAGATAACTTTTTTTCCAAAACGATGTTTTAGCCCAGGCCCGCCGTAAAGTTACACGTACTTCACGGTCACAGAGAGAAACTGGAATATTCAGTTCTGCGGCCACCTTAGTGGCCTCCAAGAGTTCGGCGCCAGGAACCACTCCAAGCTGCGCGCCTAATTTTTTTTGATACGANNNNNNNNNNAAGTTACACGTACTTCACGGTCACAGAGAGAAACTGGAATATTCAGTTCTGCGGCCACCTTAGTGGCCTCCAAGAGTTCGGCGCCAGGAACCACTCCAAGCTGCGCGCCTAATTTTTTTTGATACGAGGCCAACACCAGGTTAACAATCAGGGTGCTAAGCTGCTTTTTTTTAATCAGCTGCTTTAAGTCCATAGTATCCCAGCGTTTTTTCTGGGATAATGCCTCATAGCGCTTAGCATCCAACTCGACACAAACGCAATCAGGTTTTTCGGTCTCTATCACCTGACGAACCAGGTCTGCCGACTCTTGGGAGACATGCGCTGTCCCGACAAGCACTATTTCACGCTCACCCAGATGAACAATCTGAACCTCAGGGGGATATGACACTCTAGAATCTTCCATTGCTTCCTATTATACAGAGTTGGCAGGCTGACCACTCACGCAAACAGCCCACAATTAAACAACACTTAATATTGCTTTAGTGCAAGGAAGTCAAGCAAGGAAAGCTGTTTCACACTCAAATGACCAATAGATAAAAGCTGAAAATAAACACCTTGCTGTGGTCAACACCATTTGGATCACAGGTCTTTTTTCTAGGCTATTCGGTTTTTATTGCTCAATTACAGGGACACAACCCATACCACGAAGACAATTCTTTCTCCAGGAAGGCTTGACATCTCACCGAAAAAGCCCCACTGTCTGTTAACGATAAAGCACCACAACGTGTCACACTATTTTAAGGAGATGAACTAACATGAAAAAGTTTGGGATATTGATTGCGTGTGGAACACTGGTCTTACTTTTCATTTCAGAGGTGGGTTCAAGTCCACGGAAACGACTGGATGAGGCAACACAGATGTGCCGTATTTTCACGCAAAACACCTTATGGGATGGCTACAAGGCCTTTGAGAACTCCTGCAAAAATTGTCATTACACAGGCAACGACAAAGGCGCCTCTTTTCTTCATACTGAATCCAAAACGATGAAAGCCTGGAACCGGGTTTTCGCCACCCGTTACCCTGAGTGTGCACAGAAAGGCTATTGGGACGCCATTGAAGCAGAGCAGTTGATGCGCCTTAATGATTACCTCTTCGCAAAGGCCGCCAACTCATACGACCCTTACGACGCTGCGGACTGCGGCTGATAAAGCGTAACTCTCCCGGTCGGGGAGATTCAATGACAAAAAAACCTGGGCCAGTTTTGGTTCAGGTTTTTTTATGTCTCATGACAGGCTAAACCCCTCATATCCGGCTATAACTCCAACCGACAGGAGTTCCGTTATCGTAAGGCATATAGCCGTGAAAAACTCTCGGGTCAGCATCAAAAACCAGTGGCAAAAAATACCGATCCCCCTCCCACATTGGCAAAGTATCCAGGGATGCTATCGCCTTCCAAAGCAGTGGCCCTTCCTCATTGCCTGAAAATGGTGTCCCGCTGAATTTATCAATGCGGAAAATAAACCCAAGCCAATCTTCACCATCGGGACCAAAGCCTGTCCAGTTAATTGTTCCGCGCAGCAGGGTCTCCTCACACTGAACACCGGCCTCTTCATAGATCTCCCTTTTTATGCAAGTCACCACATCCTCAGCAGGAAGCATTTTACCTCCCAGACCATTAAACTTGCCATAATGGGCATCATTGGTTCGCGCAACCCGATGCACAAGAAGCGTCTGACGCCTGTCCTCAGAGAGAACAAATCCCAACGTGCCAATTATCGGACTATACATAGTACCTCCACGTTGAAAACATTAGAAAAGACAAACGGCCAGCACTTTGCCTAAGCGCAACAATCATTAAACCATTCGTTGCATCCTACTATATTAATTGGTAACCTTAATTAGATAGTGCTTGAACGGTAACTGATAACAAGCCGTTTTTATTGGTGTTGGTTGACGCTTTCAGATTTGAAGATTTCAGAATTATGTTTTTATAACAACAAAAAATTT
The Desulfobulbaceae bacterium genome window above contains:
- a CDS encoding HigA family addiction module antidote protein, producing MTQMHNPPHPGETLREDILPALGLSVTTAAKQLGVTRAALSRIVNEHAAISPEMALRLEGWLGIENGGRADLWLGQQAAYDLWQARQAGAPKVQRAEQLAA
- a CDS encoding helix-turn-helix transcriptional regulator, translating into MSHSELKKKALMKKAVKSEYEALDTEFSLLGELLQARQNAGLSQADIAEKMGTKAPAVTRLESSLTSGKHSPSISTLKKYAQALGCHLEIKLVSDH
- a CDS encoding type II toxin-antitoxin system RelE/ParE family toxin is translated as MECHTRRHWKEPLFELRVKSKEGIARVFFCTKIGKKIVMLHSFVKKSQKIPRSELKIAKTRMSEVMENVTF
- a CDS encoding ATP-binding protein, giving the protein MNKDILQQIILDFQAQNLETGVPRHLQYEVLPNKAFVCIGVRRCGKSTLLYQIISKLLEKGSSLENILYLNFFDDRLWDLKKGDIGAVIEAYYTLYPEKKGTEKVYCFFDEIQEVKNWEAFIDRLLRTENCEVYLSGSSAKMLSKEISTQMRGRSLTWELFPFSFKEFLDARQVDYKKMTTKNKLIIEKTYGDYFKQGGFPETLFASDQIRIMLLQEYYKTILHRDVVERFDVLHPKAVVDAGYRLVSSVSSLYSTNKVTDYLKSLGHKVSKTFVGQYLEWFEDAYFLFSVQLFSASMNRRNTNPRKVYCIDHGMVQAVLPMITEDRGRLLENIVFLHLKRQGHKIFYYRTQNGREVDFIWQERTKEKNLAQECWTMKDEKTRQREISSLLIAMEEQQVEAATIITHDESETVQEGDKKIEILPAWRFLLLQ
- a CDS encoding GAK system XXXCH domain-containing protein — its product is MDPKKITIQKTLERTQIAAFLRLLATEIEGGSSEGLQDFGVDLHNFNKIKVGLVKRAGGQLELKLKIKDGAALKGAEEAATELEDASSNSYKLLKNKMSQTFKTIGRAVSEKRLPPAETVESFLREVEQMVSFPGFGDEYYDEFINLCRELERRYAEGKIEAVVELHGRILSQTKQCHRRYK
- the cmoB gene encoding tRNA 5-methoxyuridine(34)/uridine 5-oxyacetic acid(34) synthase CmoB — protein: MPDYLACMPKADKKAVSVLSRQYQDRFSQNKKGFLRFREPYEALCGLTAQNLDFNKDQVTIGSRDEISDQQHLKVLKVLKEFMPWRKGPFNVFGIEVDTEWQSQRKWNRVIPFLPELKNKVVADIGCSNGYYMFRMAAHQPKCVLGFEPYVQHYFAFKALNQLAGQKNLHIEPFGVEDIRLFPETFDVIFLMGIIYHRISPVEMLRDIKNSLKPGATLILESQAIPGDASVALFPEKTYAKVPGTYFVPTANCLANWLKRVGFENIEFFDSHPMSNDEQRKTDWMTFESYSDFLDPSDTSLTIEGYPAPLRIFFRATAP
- the cmoA gene encoding carboxy-S-adenosyl-L-methionine synthase CmoA; this translates as MKDQLFNDPDIPEADFQFTAKVAEVFDDMLERSIPFYSDIIDMSAQLIKQFVPAGGRIYDLGCSTGATVLRLARKTESLQYAFVGVDNSPAMIQKAVLKTEMYAKQDRLEFVEADIFDCSLDDPSAIIMNYTLQFIRPLVRQEFVNKLFQALRPGGLLLVSEKTVCPTPELNRSFIQHYLDFKRAQGYSEIEITKKREALENVLVPFSINENISLLQKAGFKKVESFFQWFNFSSFAAIK
- the yhbY gene encoding ribosome assembly RNA-binding protein YhbY — translated: MAKKIQQLTGKQTKHLKGLGHHLPVVAMVGREGMTKTLIIAVEEVLRAHELVKIKIQNNCPFDRDDAAQQLSEATGATVVQLLGKTVLLFRANDDPQKEDTIHLP
- a CDS encoding TraB family protein, which translates into the protein SYQKKLGAQLGVVPGAELLEATKVAAELNIPVSLCDREVRVTLRRAWAKTSFWKKSYLLASLFASLFDTTELTEDKLTELKKNDVLSELLKELGESMPELKSVVIDERDTYLSEKIKASTGNSIVAVIGAGHLEGTKKALLADRAATMAEIDTIPPVSPMWRVVGWSIPLAIIASIAVIAYTKGGAVAGENIQYWVLANGIPSAAGALIALAHPLTIIGAFAAAPITSLTPVIGAGYVTAFIQVMVMPPVVKEFETVLEDMSTVGGWWRNKLLKVLMAFLLPGFGSMIGTWVGGAEIISNLF
- a CDS encoding TraB/GumN family protein — its product is MEDSRVSYPPEVQIVHLGEREIVLVGTAHVSQESADLVRQVIETEKPDCVCVELDAKRYEALSQKKRWDTMDLKQLIKKKQLSTLIVNLVLASYQKKLGAQLGVVPGAELLEATKVAAELNIPVSLCDREVRVT
- a CDS encoding 8-oxo-dGTP diphosphatase, whose amino-acid sequence is MYSPIIGTLGFVLSEDRRQTLLVHRVARTNDAHYGKFNGLGGKMLPAEDVVTCIKREIYEEAGVQCEETLLRGTINWTGFGPDGEDWLGFIFRIDKFSGTPFSGNEEGPLLWKAIASLDTLPMWEGDRYFLPLVFDADPRVFHGYMPYDNGTPVGWSYSRI